In Leptospira sp. WS58.C1, a single genomic region encodes these proteins:
- a CDS encoding TIGR04452 family lipoprotein, with amino-acid sequence MRKILFVAMVSLLSFANCVVADSLGLSDSVKGSEARSQIKAAATTSNILYYGSVDPANAGIITALDLFLTDLYLKIDDSKYYKQSDVDKCVKDVQIIGLLVLDPSTTVATSDNCSGLKPNGEII; translated from the coding sequence ATGAGAAAAATATTGTTTGTTGCGATGGTTTCCCTTTTGTCTTTTGCCAATTGTGTTGTAGCAGATTCCCTGGGTCTTTCGGATAGTGTAAAAGGTTCCGAAGCGAGATCTCAAATTAAAGCGGCTGCGACGACTTCCAATATTTTATATTATGGATCCGTGGATCCGGCTAACGCAGGAATTATTACCGCTCTCGATTTATTTCTTACCGATTTGTATTTAAAGATCGATGATAGTAAATACTATAAACAATCAGATGTAGACAAATGCGTAAAGGACGTTCAAATTATCGGACTTTTGGTTTTGGATCCGAGCACAACCGTAGCTACAAGTGATAATTGCAGCGGCTTAAAACCAAACGGGGAAATTATCTAA
- a CDS encoding GH-E family nuclease produces the protein MILGISTGSLLFFASCQGGANFLSRMFPNAAPSGFGFLSPGSAPAPEGSDLFSISTNYSGEVDDPEGKADPLDSAVFIPPPEPNSFGTISLSYDLDIPEGRAGMEPDLSISYSSTGGDGWVGVGWDIGLGGITRTPEFGALFYDNRDSFLWNGQRLVKVSGSSSNENGTYRPEITGGDSPILKLSNIENGGVWEVLEPSGKKNVYGDSASSRIYDPAKITRTYAWYLSKSEDLNGNYMQVSYDTSGYSENRSLFLKEIRYTGNSKTGHNPKQYVRFHTKAREDAYVSMVSGFFMKMDRMLDTIEIGWDGGKLWEYEMVYDVSPDSGRPILKTVESNRHTTKPEFQYQTSDRYLVWKNFANQAVNEPEITPNSTEYFEGDFNGDGLSDIVFFNPENGNWKAAEGRKEGGYNFKLYGNRYKGYKGEEKIRFFKGNVSGDFNGDGRADLAFYLPETRDFIVAEHDGRIFQFKNYGRMLNSAPDIFRMEWFSGDYDGNGLSDSVLFDEPTGQWTLMLNKGGRFEFLKFAKKFQNVYRGDYSPNSNWDSVSTTDTSEEGKGKYNVNFLVGDYNGDGRTDISLYDARSGKWYVGENHRNEDKTDPLLFKMQWRLYKTFSAPEQALFGNDRFSGDFNGDGFSDFLLLDRSKGDWIIGETGNGTINFRTWSKVPQFKEITRWLQGDFNGDGRTDIGFYSATDGKFWIGEATNSGFRYKAYSDMQYGPSQERVMKTPLPKDEVSLKEGSASFFASSDSKTVSLDYTYDGNINPGKGELVYPGCFTVNDCSASPELLIYDRKANTFDLKKGSAFTNSVLSGLNPEDPAFQSLYGGKAGRFTRSDRDEILFYRNEGSSGKRLFSVRHTSGNAFEIQNFSVFADSDLANFSAYESGYVVDNFESPSYKSLLAIDDQALDGTDRFVLISGQGPSSTKKILTLAEGSDPTISENLLGIFRSGDFVNRQNRKNFSLFSGNFTGPAGTTPQLLLLDRRLSTHKWYLGTLQSGNKILIKKLSGDVSFPLTAAEFNTSNPAGISYGLYPEGTGGKSVIIGKSTDNGTSFYKFTITSSSIARSIQSTSIANFTGSFDHLGNPIVKSEGQTKIFDFSQGKLIVPPAYLVSVSLDRPDLIEQVYVFQWLQGDYNGDGLTDIGFINLKEPTWYFAMSTGSVPDVIEKVKNGIGGIYEFEYENSTKFDNTGGDEIPDLPANLRACTKITLDDGFGNRIPKIYEYSGGVAFSAFINGKLESDSFGFTNFIEKDAYGSRTIETHYSQPFANFMDNRALGGAVKETHVIGSDNQEYGSVFNTYEIKHIETVPSIITYFPLNTKTQKYKKGVLVETSTDSVVLDGYKVVKKTETETDHFRDSAHASDTVTEITEYETVDSTNQTREKKNITFAGTDAELTETSTYDSRGNSIRSVTSYTGSGLPAVAPQIEEYEYDSYGNQTEKKDVSSSPARGTTYTYDNQLHQLVTETVDFGGSTGFSTKTTYDFGAAFGEPLEVRDQNGNKVYYQYDSYGRTVQTSADTDNGISVSSINTYDSGFPLGGKTVLPSGSGDPDFATKTYIDGLGRPLHNVKTGSEGKYIRSGKMTYDAAGRLVRVGQADWTNGGDMDRFVLHLEEKNPTIFEFDPIGRIKKSTFPIAAGETQATYTTVTYNDPYETVEYHSGGTSKRTIHNGGDDILYVEDFGADGTQAKVGFCYDTAGNMVKKADLNNGSPLNCSDLSSGIAAKDTSGKNQLYRLYDAFGNLKVQSDPDLGVDTFVYNAFGDITRQTDARGLITTFEYDSLGRVIARHYPDEDVYFTYDSYSGSENSLGKLVFVEDSNQTKKFSYDKLGRTKKEVRTLKNIPLEGVNGPYVTEYKYDLLDRLISIDYPEHPVNHTRLKACYTYGSEGYINGLSVQVNTNGVIPGFCNKTIVENITYNENGQTASFRLGNGTQTNYEYDVKARLTKIQSSAEVDGTTKTLQNAVYSFNSKNSIERIENTTSDFSTLYNYNYDGISRLISATGTYTETSDPSPRKFHQTYSYAKNGNLTAKRKHNPADGNLIDEQAYQYVNHQVVQIDSSQNGNESQIMTYDPAGNMITQRNNTRDLTKNLEYDAENRIKRITDHNGAILGRYWYDEGGFRIRKSALIPSGAVSRNSELYYPNKFYGLEYSEENNILASINNVYLNGVRIAAIAENGATLYYLNDQVDSVSHVLDEEAHTLTRNEYQPYGETFVQVGNTDLAPKYNSQELDRESEFYFYNARYYDPALARFLTADTIIAGENDTQAWNRFSYVRGNPILYKDPTGHIVAHLIAGAAGAVVNVAFQAGTDLVTGQVSPKEKYLATAGGGFAQGVATATCGPTCGMAVGAAVEDALHQGLTKGFSNIDYKQSAGEGLQGALGGKAAKIVGKAGKKLAGAAFEKLSKSGIGKKVKDGVSKFSKKASKIKEKVKGSIKKATKSVKNKRTSSIGKIKKSNKQFGYRRPYIRKAVRKEVERRAKKNSKGQFIDPNTRKPISGKYDLGHKKGHEFKREAEKARKEGLTQKEFNDKMNNSKYYQIEDPSSNRSHKFELK, from the coding sequence ATGATCCTTGGGATTTCAACAGGGAGCCTTTTGTTTTTCGCTTCCTGCCAAGGAGGTGCGAACTTCCTTTCTAGGATGTTTCCAAATGCAGCTCCTTCTGGGTTTGGATTTCTTTCTCCGGGGTCTGCTCCTGCTCCGGAAGGAAGTGACCTTTTCTCAATCTCTACGAATTATAGCGGGGAGGTGGACGATCCGGAAGGAAAAGCGGATCCCTTGGATAGTGCAGTATTTATTCCTCCTCCTGAGCCAAATAGTTTCGGAACGATTTCCTTATCTTACGATTTAGATATCCCGGAAGGAAGGGCCGGGATGGAGCCTGATTTGAGCATTTCCTATTCATCGACCGGGGGAGACGGCTGGGTAGGAGTCGGTTGGGATATAGGGCTCGGAGGAATTACGAGAACCCCCGAATTCGGTGCATTGTTTTACGATAACCGAGATAGTTTCCTTTGGAACGGTCAGAGATTGGTTAAGGTCTCCGGTTCTTCCTCCAACGAGAACGGTACATATCGTCCGGAAATTACCGGAGGAGACAGTCCAATATTAAAATTATCAAATATAGAGAATGGTGGTGTTTGGGAAGTATTAGAGCCTTCCGGTAAAAAGAACGTTTACGGAGATAGCGCTTCTTCCCGTATCTACGATCCGGCAAAAATTACCCGTACTTATGCTTGGTATTTGAGTAAGTCCGAAGATTTAAACGGAAACTATATGCAGGTTTCCTACGATACTTCCGGCTATTCGGAAAATCGCTCACTTTTCCTAAAAGAAATCCGCTACACTGGAAACAGTAAAACCGGTCATAATCCGAAACAATACGTTCGTTTTCATACGAAAGCTAGAGAGGACGCATACGTAAGTATGGTCTCAGGATTTTTTATGAAAATGGACCGTATGCTGGATACGATAGAAATCGGCTGGGATGGAGGAAAACTTTGGGAATATGAAATGGTATATGATGTCTCTCCCGATTCTGGAAGGCCGATCCTAAAAACGGTAGAATCCAATCGTCATACTACGAAGCCCGAGTTTCAATACCAAACTTCAGACAGATATTTAGTCTGGAAAAACTTTGCGAACCAAGCAGTAAATGAGCCGGAGATTACTCCTAATTCTACAGAATATTTCGAAGGTGATTTTAATGGGGACGGCCTTTCCGATATCGTATTTTTCAATCCTGAAAACGGAAATTGGAAAGCTGCAGAAGGAAGGAAAGAGGGCGGTTATAACTTCAAACTTTATGGGAATCGTTATAAAGGATATAAAGGAGAAGAAAAGATCCGCTTTTTTAAGGGAAATGTGAGCGGAGATTTTAACGGGGATGGTCGAGCGGATCTAGCATTCTATCTTCCTGAGACAAGAGACTTTATCGTAGCTGAACACGACGGGCGGATTTTCCAATTTAAGAACTACGGACGTATGTTGAATAGTGCTCCGGATATTTTTCGAATGGAATGGTTTTCCGGAGATTATGACGGGAATGGGCTATCAGATTCCGTTCTATTTGACGAACCTACAGGCCAATGGACCCTAATGTTAAATAAGGGCGGTCGCTTCGAATTCTTAAAATTTGCAAAAAAATTCCAAAATGTTTACAGAGGGGATTATTCTCCTAATTCTAATTGGGATAGTGTGAGTACGACGGACACCTCGGAAGAAGGAAAAGGAAAATATAACGTTAACTTTCTTGTAGGGGATTATAACGGAGACGGTCGGACTGATATTTCCCTATACGATGCCAGAAGCGGAAAGTGGTATGTCGGCGAAAACCATAGAAACGAAGACAAAACGGATCCCCTTTTATTTAAAATGCAATGGAGATTGTACAAAACTTTCTCCGCGCCCGAACAAGCGCTTTTCGGTAATGATCGTTTTTCCGGAGATTTTAACGGAGATGGATTCTCGGACTTTCTTCTATTAGATCGCTCTAAAGGAGATTGGATTATAGGAGAGACCGGAAATGGTACGATCAATTTTCGCACTTGGTCTAAAGTTCCTCAATTTAAGGAAATCACAAGATGGCTCCAGGGAGATTTTAACGGGGATGGAAGGACCGACATAGGTTTTTACTCGGCTACCGATGGTAAGTTTTGGATCGGAGAAGCAACAAATTCCGGATTCAGATACAAAGCATATAGCGATATGCAATACGGTCCGAGCCAAGAGCGAGTTATGAAAACTCCTCTACCAAAGGATGAGGTTTCGCTAAAGGAAGGTTCCGCTAGTTTTTTTGCATCTTCCGATTCCAAAACTGTTAGTTTAGATTATACCTATGATGGGAATATTAATCCTGGAAAAGGAGAGCTTGTTTATCCTGGGTGTTTTACTGTAAACGATTGTTCCGCTTCTCCTGAACTTCTAATTTACGATAGAAAAGCGAACACTTTTGATTTAAAAAAAGGAAGCGCTTTTACGAACTCTGTACTTTCCGGTTTAAATCCGGAAGATCCCGCTTTTCAATCTTTATATGGAGGCAAAGCGGGAAGATTTACGAGATCCGATCGGGATGAAATACTTTTTTATAGAAATGAAGGATCCAGCGGAAAGCGACTTTTTAGCGTTAGGCATACTTCCGGAAATGCGTTCGAGATCCAAAATTTTTCAGTTTTTGCAGATTCGGATCTTGCAAATTTTAGTGCGTACGAAAGCGGGTATGTAGTCGACAATTTTGAAAGTCCTTCTTATAAATCGTTACTTGCAATAGACGACCAGGCATTAGATGGAACCGACAGATTTGTATTGATTAGCGGACAAGGACCCTCTAGTACGAAAAAGATCCTCACCCTGGCAGAAGGAAGCGATCCAACAATCTCTGAGAATCTGTTAGGGATCTTCCGATCGGGAGATTTTGTAAACAGACAAAATCGGAAAAATTTCAGTTTATTCTCCGGGAATTTTACAGGACCTGCCGGAACAACTCCTCAGTTACTGCTACTGGACAGAAGGTTAAGCACACATAAATGGTATCTGGGTACTTTACAAAGCGGTAATAAGATCCTAATTAAAAAACTTTCCGGAGACGTTAGTTTTCCTTTAACCGCTGCGGAGTTTAATACTTCTAATCCGGCTGGGATCTCCTATGGTCTTTATCCGGAGGGAACGGGAGGAAAATCCGTCATTATCGGTAAAAGTACGGATAACGGTACTTCTTTCTATAAATTTACGATTACTTCTAGTTCCATCGCCCGATCCATACAGTCGACTTCTATCGCCAATTTTACGGGGAGTTTCGATCATTTGGGTAATCCTATCGTGAAATCGGAAGGACAAACTAAAATTTTCGACTTTTCCCAAGGTAAACTTATAGTTCCTCCGGCTTATTTGGTAAGTGTATCTTTAGATCGTCCCGATCTGATCGAACAAGTTTATGTATTTCAATGGCTCCAAGGAGATTACAACGGGGACGGGCTTACCGACATCGGATTTATAAATCTAAAAGAACCCACTTGGTACTTTGCAATGTCTACCGGATCGGTTCCGGATGTGATAGAAAAGGTCAAGAACGGGATAGGTGGAATATACGAATTTGAATATGAGAATTCAACAAAATTCGACAATACGGGAGGGGATGAGATCCCGGATCTTCCTGCTAATCTTCGGGCTTGTACTAAAATAACTTTGGATGACGGATTCGGGAATCGGATCCCGAAGATCTATGAATATTCCGGAGGAGTCGCTTTTTCCGCATTCATAAACGGAAAGTTGGAATCCGATTCCTTCGGATTTACCAATTTTATAGAAAAAGATGCCTACGGTTCCAGAACGATAGAAACACATTATAGCCAACCATTTGCAAATTTTATGGATAACCGAGCTCTTGGCGGCGCTGTAAAAGAAACACATGTAATCGGTTCGGATAACCAGGAATACGGTTCTGTATTCAATACGTATGAAATTAAACACATAGAAACTGTCCCGAGCATCATTACGTATTTTCCATTAAATACTAAGACTCAGAAATATAAGAAAGGTGTATTGGTCGAGACTTCAACCGACTCAGTAGTGTTGGATGGTTATAAGGTTGTCAAAAAAACAGAAACGGAAACAGACCATTTCCGCGATTCCGCGCATGCTAGCGATACAGTAACGGAAATTACGGAATATGAAACTGTAGATTCCACAAACCAAACCAGGGAAAAGAAGAATATTACATTTGCCGGAACGGATGCCGAATTAACAGAGACAAGTACATACGATTCTCGTGGAAATAGTATACGAAGTGTAACATCCTACACAGGCAGCGGGCTTCCTGCAGTTGCTCCTCAAATCGAAGAATATGAATATGATTCCTATGGGAACCAAACGGAAAAAAAGGATGTAAGCAGTTCTCCTGCGAGAGGAACGACATATACATACGATAATCAATTACACCAGCTTGTGACCGAGACAGTCGATTTCGGGGGATCTACCGGATTTTCCACAAAAACAACGTACGATTTCGGGGCAGCCTTTGGCGAGCCTTTGGAAGTAAGGGATCAAAACGGGAACAAGGTATATTATCAGTACGATTCTTATGGGAGAACGGTACAAACGAGTGCGGATACGGACAATGGCATTTCTGTTTCCTCCATCAACACTTACGATTCCGGATTTCCTTTAGGAGGTAAAACGGTACTTCCTTCCGGATCAGGGGATCCGGACTTTGCCACCAAGACTTATATAGATGGGCTCGGAAGACCATTACATAATGTTAAAACCGGTTCGGAAGGAAAATACATTCGTTCCGGTAAAATGACTTATGACGCAGCCGGTCGTTTAGTTCGGGTCGGGCAGGCCGATTGGACAAATGGGGGCGATATGGATCGATTCGTTCTTCATTTGGAAGAAAAAAATCCGACCATCTTCGAGTTCGATCCAATTGGTAGGATTAAAAAATCGACCTTTCCGATTGCAGCCGGTGAAACACAGGCGACTTACACAACGGTAACCTATAATGATCCGTATGAAACAGTAGAATACCATAGCGGGGGAACAAGTAAGCGTACTATTCATAACGGTGGGGACGATATCCTTTATGTGGAAGATTTCGGAGCTGACGGGACCCAAGCAAAAGTAGGATTTTGTTATGATACAGCCGGCAATATGGTTAAGAAGGCGGATCTGAATAACGGATCTCCTTTAAATTGCTCGGATCTTTCTTCGGGTATTGCAGCAAAGGATACTTCCGGGAAAAATCAGCTTTATCGACTCTATGACGCTTTCGGAAATCTGAAAGTACAAAGTGATCCGGATCTAGGGGTAGATACCTTCGTATATAACGCGTTCGGAGACATTACAAGGCAAACGGATGCAAGAGGGCTAATTACAACTTTTGAATACGACTCGCTAGGAAGAGTAATTGCACGCCATTATCCGGATGAGGACGTCTATTTTACCTATGACAGTTATTCCGGCAGCGAAAACTCGCTTGGGAAACTGGTATTCGTTGAAGATTCCAATCAAACTAAAAAATTCAGTTATGATAAATTAGGGAGGACCAAAAAAGAAGTAAGGACTTTAAAAAATATTCCTTTGGAAGGAGTAAACGGTCCCTATGTCACTGAATATAAATACGATCTATTAGATAGGCTTATCAGCATAGATTATCCGGAACATCCGGTTAACCATACTCGTTTAAAAGCTTGTTATACGTATGGAAGCGAGGGGTATATCAACGGATTATCCGTTCAAGTTAATACGAACGGAGTCATTCCCGGGTTTTGCAACAAAACTATCGTAGAGAATATCACTTATAATGAAAACGGACAGACTGCATCTTTCCGACTGGGAAACGGGACCCAGACAAATTACGAATATGATGTAAAAGCGAGGCTCACAAAAATCCAATCTTCCGCCGAGGTAGATGGGACGACAAAAACCCTCCAAAATGCGGTCTATTCCTTCAATAGTAAGAATAGTATAGAACGAATAGAAAATACCACTTCGGATTTTTCTACATTATACAATTATAATTATGATGGGATCAGCAGGCTAATTTCCGCTACCGGGACTTATACGGAAACTTCCGATCCTTCCCCCAGAAAATTCCACCAAACTTATTCTTATGCAAAGAATGGGAACTTAACTGCCAAAAGAAAACATAATCCTGCGGATGGGAACTTAATCGACGAGCAGGCCTACCAATATGTTAACCATCAGGTAGTTCAGATCGATTCCAGCCAAAACGGAAATGAATCCCAAATCATGACCTATGATCCGGCTGGGAATATGATTACCCAGAGGAATAATACTAGGGACCTTACGAAAAATCTAGAATACGATGCGGAAAACAGGATCAAAAGGATCACAGATCATAATGGTGCAATACTCGGAAGATATTGGTACGACGAGGGGGGATTTAGAATTCGAAAAAGCGCACTTATTCCAAGCGGAGCGGTTTCAAGAAACAGCGAACTATATTATCCGAATAAATTTTACGGACTCGAATATTCAGAAGAAAATAACATACTTGCTTCGATCAATAACGTATACCTGAACGGGGTACGGATCGCAGCAATTGCCGAAAACGGAGCTACATTATATTACCTGAATGATCAGGTAGACTCGGTATCTCATGTATTAGATGAAGAAGCACATACCTTAACTAGAAACGAATACCAACCTTATGGAGAAACGTTTGTCCAGGTCGGGAATACCGATCTCGCGCCCAAATATAACTCTCAGGAACTAGATAGAGAATCCGAATTCTATTTTTATAATGCAAGATATTATGATCCAGCTCTTGCCAGGTTTCTCACCGCGGACACGATTATTGCGGGAGAAAACGATACACAAGCATGGAATAGGTTTTCTTACGTAAGAGGAAATCCGATCCTTTATAAGGATCCGACAGGGCATATTGTTGCTCACCTAATTGCAGGAGCTGCAGGCGCAGTCGTAAACGTAGCTTTCCAAGCAGGAACCGACCTTGTTACCGGACAGGTTAGCCCGAAAGAAAAATACCTTGCAACGGCCGGAGGTGGTTTTGCGCAAGGGGTAGCTACGGCAACCTGCGGTCCTACCTGCGGTATGGCAGTTGGTGCAGCGGTGGAAGATGCACTTCATCAGGGATTGACCAAAGGTTTCTCTAATATAGATTATAAACAATCAGCGGGAGAGGGTCTCCAGGGTGCCCTTGGCGGAAAAGCTGCTAAAATTGTAGGTAAAGCTGGTAAAAAACTCGCAGGTGCTGCATTTGAAAAACTTTCGAAATCCGGTATTGGGAAGAAGGTTAAAGACGGAGTTTCTAAATTCTCGAAGAAAGCGAGTAAAATTAAGGAGAAGGTTAAGGGGTCTATAAAGAAGGCTACCAAGTCTGTTAAGAACAAAAGAACTTCATCAATAGGGAAAATAAAAAAATCAAATAAACAATTTGGTTATAGGAGACCTTATATTCGAAAGGCTGTCAGAAAGGAAGTGGAAAGGCGCGCCAAAAAAAATTCTAAGGGCCAGTTTATTGACCCAAACACTAGAAAGCCAATATCGGGAAAATACGATTTAGGTCATAAAAAAGGACATGAGTTCAAACGGGAAGCTGAAAAGGCACGAAAAGAAGGATTGACGCAGAAGGAATTTAACGACAAGATGAATAATTCAAAATATTACCAAATAGAAGATCCGAGTTCTAATCGGAGTCATAAATTCGAATTAAAATGA
- a CDS encoding ankyrin repeat domain-containing protein: MKKKEVLEMHDAILSHDIALVKQLAAKKQLIEERDSYGRTPLMVAIIEELDEVVSILLKNGANADAQDKDGYAALHFAVDRFQVKNVQALIKSNVKIDIQDANGNTPLSNAVFEYEGKGDIIKLLLKAGAKPKLKNFHGVSPLELAQSIANYDVAKFFG, translated from the coding sequence ATGAAGAAGAAAGAAGTTCTAGAAATGCACGATGCAATATTATCACACGATATTGCTTTAGTGAAACAATTAGCTGCAAAAAAACAATTGATTGAGGAAAGAGATTCGTATGGACGAACTCCACTGATGGTTGCTATTATTGAAGAATTGGATGAAGTTGTTTCTATTTTGTTGAAAAATGGAGCAAATGCAGATGCACAAGATAAAGATGGGTATGCAGCTTTGCATTTTGCAGTCGATCGATTTCAGGTCAAGAATGTACAAGCGCTGATTAAAAGTAATGTTAAAATTGATATTCAAGACGCCAATGGAAACACACCATTGTCAAATGCTGTATTTGAATACGAAGGTAAAGGGGATATTATTAAATTGCTTTTGAAAGCTGGTGCAAAGCCTAAGCTTAAAAATTTTCATGGAGTTTCCCCTTTAGAATTGGCTCAATCGATAGCTAATTATGATGTTGCTAAGTTTTTTGGATGA
- a CDS encoding YheT family hydrolase, whose protein sequence is MLPPLVFVYLVLFLILAFLFYYFLEVVEKPVLQFSEGEFVKSVLANCPRLTRKYFPTFWCFNNHLMLALLLFREHRSKFFHYDKLEHLKMKDGGVTGLAWSNIKEKKKTDSDPIAIVFHTISGDEQDVKSIVKAIGSQLKWASVVCIRRGHGNLPLPKPQINTMGSSSDLKEQLLYIKKKFPNSPLFGVGISAGSGLLARYLGESGAKSLLDAAVAISPAYDIEKAFHRVHPVYSKIMGQRLINYFLKRHYETLSSLGGFQEVMESKTLGEFQDRLHTLSGFDDKEEYYRYSNPALVMKNIRTPIMILNAKDDPICVNQNVLENLHWLENLPNSIHVYTKRGSHIAYFEGWKAISWSDHLVCEYFKAVQDRLPKKKKKPKTKPAKKR, encoded by the coding sequence ATGCTACCGCCCCTCGTCTTTGTTTATCTTGTTTTATTTCTTATTCTCGCATTTCTATTTTATTATTTTCTGGAAGTAGTGGAAAAACCTGTTCTGCAGTTCAGTGAAGGAGAGTTTGTAAAGAGTGTACTTGCAAATTGCCCCCGTTTAACTCGGAAATATTTTCCTACATTCTGGTGTTTTAATAATCATCTAATGTTGGCTCTCTTACTTTTTAGAGAACATCGTTCCAAATTTTTTCATTACGATAAGCTGGAACATCTTAAAATGAAAGATGGTGGTGTCACTGGACTTGCTTGGTCCAATATTAAGGAAAAGAAAAAGACCGATTCCGATCCGATCGCGATTGTCTTCCATACAATCAGCGGGGATGAGCAAGATGTTAAATCTATCGTGAAAGCGATCGGGTCTCAATTGAAATGGGCTTCCGTGGTTTGTATTAGGAGAGGACATGGGAATCTTCCTCTTCCGAAACCGCAAATAAACACGATGGGGTCTAGTTCGGATTTAAAAGAACAACTCCTCTACATTAAGAAAAAATTTCCGAATAGTCCTTTGTTTGGAGTGGGGATTTCCGCGGGTTCCGGATTGCTTGCTCGTTACCTGGGTGAATCGGGAGCGAAAAGTTTATTGGATGCTGCGGTTGCAATTTCACCCGCCTATGATATCGAAAAAGCGTTTCATAGGGTTCATCCGGTTTATAGTAAGATCATGGGCCAAAGACTCATAAATTACTTTTTGAAACGCCATTATGAAACCTTATCTTCCCTTGGAGGATTTCAGGAAGTCATGGAATCCAAAACCTTGGGTGAATTCCAGGATCGTTTGCACACGCTCTCCGGTTTTGACGACAAGGAAGAATATTACCGGTATTCGAACCCAGCTTTGGTAATGAAAAATATCCGAACTCCAATTATGATTTTGAATGCAAAGGACGATCCCATCTGCGTAAACCAGAATGTTTTAGAAAATTTGCATTGGTTGGAAAATCTTCCTAATTCGATCCATGTTTATACAAAAAGAGGAAGCCATATCGCTTATTTTGAAGGATGGAAAGCGATATCCTGGTCGGATCATCTTGTCTGCGAATATTTTAAAGCTGTCCAAGACCGATTACCTAAAAAGAAAAAGAAACCAAAAACAAAACCGGCGAAAAAGCGTTAG
- a CDS encoding LamG domain-containing protein: MRILIFAILLPFYFINCGTYLLLKNQEQNDNPAFLNFVQLTLLDSAIGLVHYWPLDGDTKDIVGGLDLTATGGAPILTADRFGFPGGAYYYSGGGAYHQSSTNGPSFLNGNISSFTISAWVKGKFPPGSNGSEFIYVSQGPGIGLQLYALSAISCSGRLRAFTNNGGSGDVDVGTACGQYPEDIWYHMVFTWDIQSLTGSLYVNNVLVSSGTFGTNRPWATNSFFQLGRSDISSQLFEGSVDDVRIYNRVIFPVSSL; encoded by the coding sequence ATGCGAATTCTAATTTTTGCCATTCTTCTTCCCTTCTATTTTATCAATTGTGGGACTTATCTTCTTTTAAAAAACCAAGAACAAAACGACAATCCTGCGTTCTTAAATTTTGTTCAACTCACACTATTGGATTCCGCCATAGGGTTGGTGCACTATTGGCCCTTGGACGGAGACACAAAGGATATAGTTGGCGGCTTGGATCTAACGGCAACAGGTGGAGCCCCTATATTGACTGCGGATCGATTCGGGTTTCCAGGAGGAGCTTACTATTATAGCGGCGGGGGAGCTTATCACCAATCTTCGACTAACGGCCCCTCTTTTTTAAACGGAAATATTTCCTCATTTACGATCAGCGCCTGGGTAAAAGGAAAATTTCCTCCCGGGAGCAACGGAAGCGAATTTATCTATGTAAGTCAGGGCCCCGGGATAGGCCTCCAATTATATGCGCTCTCAGCAATTTCTTGTAGCGGAAGGCTCAGGGCATTCACGAACAATGGAGGCTCGGGAGATGTGGACGTAGGAACTGCCTGTGGACAGTATCCGGAAGACATCTGGTATCATATGGTCTTTACTTGGGATATCCAATCGCTGACCGGATCCTTATATGTGAATAACGTTTTGGTTTCTTCCGGAACTTTTGGAACCAATCGCCCTTGGGCTACAAATAGTTTTTTCCAATTGGGCCGCTCCGATATATCTTCTCAACTTTTCGAAGGCAGTGTGGATGATGTGAGGATATATAATCGGGTGATCTTTCCGGTTTCGAGTTTGTAG